CGGCGTTCGCACACCACGCCCGGGCGGGCCGAGTCTGCGAAGGACGTCGGCCCGCGGAGCGCGATCGTCGAGGAGCCGGGCGAGAACCGGGGTTCCTGAGCCCGCTTCGGCGGCAAGGTGATTCACGCCTGGCGGCCCCTAGAGAATCGGCCGGCCCCCGGTGACCGCCACCCGCGCCCCCGAGATGTAGCTCGCGTCGTCGGAGGCGAGCAACACGTAGATCGGCGCCAATTCGACCGGTTGACCCGCACGCCCCAGCGGCACGTTGTCCCCGAAGGATTCCACGCTGTACGCGCCGATGTTGAGCCGAAAGGTGTAATCCCATTCCTCGTCGCTGATCTCGTCCAGGCTTTTGCGAAGCATCTGGTACGCGGCGTTGTTGACGAGGATGTCGACGCCGCCGAGTTCCTGCACCGCGCGGTCGACGACCGCGCGGCAGTGCTCTGGATCGGACAGATCGCCCGGCACCAGCACGCACGTGCGGCCGGCGCCCTCGACGTGGCGCGCGACGTCGCGCGCGTCCTCGTCCTCGTTGAGGTAGGAGATCAGCACGTCGGCGCCCTCGCGGGCGAACGCGATCGCGACGGCGCGGCCGATGCCGCTGTCGCCACCGGTGATGATCGCCTTCTTGCCGGTGAGTCTGCCGGTTCCGCGGTAGCTGTTTTCACCGCAGTCGGGAACCGGGTTCATCTCGGACTGCACGCCGGGAACGGTTTGTTGTTGCGCCGCAAAGTTCATTGTCGAATGCCTCTTTCTGACGGGATAAGCGGGCGTGAACCGGCACCAAGTGGCACAAGGTTTCTCCGCGCTTCGTGGTCGACGTCGGCTACCCCGTCGGACACGAATTAATCGGTTCAGTGAGGAAATTGGGGCCGATGTGAAAACTGTGGCACCAATTGGGCTGCGGGACAAACTGTTATGCGCGTAGTGCGCAGAGCGACGCAGGCACACTTCGCAATTCGGGATTGGTCGCGTTTAACTTCACCGCCGAATGGATATGAGAGCGTCATATGTTTTTCGCCCTTCGGGGGGAGCCGATGTTCGACAGGAAAGGAATGAGCATGAAGTTCAATGCGACCACCGCAAAGACCGCCATCGCCGCAGGGGGAATCGCGGCGGCGAGCATCTTCGCCGCGGCGACCGCCTCGGCCGCGCC
This genomic window from Mycobacterium saskatchewanense contains:
- a CDS encoding SDR family oxidoreductase, with the protein product MNFAAQQQTVPGVQSEMNPVPDCGENSYRGTGRLTGKKAIITGGDSGIGRAVAIAFAREGADVLISYLNEDEDARDVARHVEGAGRTCVLVPGDLSDPEHCRAVVDRAVQELGGVDILVNNAAYQMLRKSLDEISDEEWDYTFRLNIGAYSVESFGDNVPLGRAGQPVELAPIYVLLASDDASYISGARVAVTGGRPIL